A window of Amphiprion ocellaris isolate individual 3 ecotype Okinawa chromosome 12, ASM2253959v1, whole genome shotgun sequence contains these coding sequences:
- the blk gene encoding tyrosine-protein kinase Blk isoform X1, whose amino-acid sequence MGCTCSGQKQINGGTFYKVKSNSEASNHIARSGNTYTDHEDVVFVAQHDFKATNDSDLPFRKGDRLKVLQENGEWWLAKSLVSGQEGFIPSNYVARADTLEVEKWFFKDLSRRETERLLMVPGNKPGAFLIRESETCKGSFSLSIRDTGDDEGDVVKHYKIRCLDKGGYYISPSNTFSTLQELVRYYSRTADGLCQRLYAPCKPRAPQQPWAHDEWEIPRETLKMVKKLGAGQFGEVWMGYYKNNQKVAIKTLKEGTMEPEAFLQEANLMKQLQHQRLVRLHAVVTKEPILIVTEFMVNGCLLDFLKTDEGKKLKLNKLIDMSAQVAEGMAYIEKKNYIHRDLRAANILVSDTLSCKVADFGLARIIESEYTAQEGAKFPIKWTAPEAINFGTFSIKSDVWSFGILLTEMVTYGRIPYPGMTNPDVIRCLDRFYRMPCPDGCPQELYDVMMMCWRQKPEDRPTFEFLQNLLNDFFIATEGQYEMQP is encoded by the exons ATGGGCTGCACATGCAGTGGACAGAAACAGATCAACGGTGGAACTTTCTACAAAGTAAAATCCAACTCTGAGGCTTCAAACCACATA gCTCGAAGTGGAAACACCTACACAGATCATG AAGACGTCGTGTTCGTGGCTCAACACGACTTCAAGGCGACCAACGACTCCGACCTGCCGTTCAGGAAAGGAGACCGACTCAAAGTCCTGCAGGA GAATGGAGAGTGGTGGTTGGCTAAATCCCTGGTCAGCGGACAGGAAGGATTCATTCCGTCCAACTATGTGGCCCGAGCAGATACTCTGGAGGTGGAGAA GTGGTTCTTCAAAGATCTGAGCAGGAGAGAAACCGAGCGGTTGCTGATGGTTCCTGGAAACAAACCCGGAGCTTTTCTCATCCGAGAGAGTGAAACCTGTAAAG GTTCCTTCTCGCTGTCCATCAGAGACACCGGAGATGATGAAGGAGATGTGGTGAAACACTACAAGATCCGCTGTCTGGATAAAGGAGGTTACTACATCTCACCTTCCAACACCTTCAGCACCCTGCAGGAGCTGGTCAGATACTACAGCC GAACCGCAGACGGTCTGTGCCAGCGGCTCTACGCTCCCTGTAAACCCAGAGCTCCTCAGCAGCCGTGGGCTCATGACGAGTGGGAGATTCCCAGAGAGACGCTGAAGATGGTGAAGAAGCTGGGAGCCGGTCAGTTCGGAGAGGTCTGGATGG GTTACTACAAGAACAACCAGAAAGTGGCCATAAAAACCCTGAAGGAGGGAACCATGGAGCCCGAGGCCTTCCTGCAGGAGGCCAACCTGATGAAGCAGCTGCAACACCAGCGCCTCGTACGGCTGCATGCCGTCGTCACCAAGGAACCCATCCTCATCGTCACCGAGTTCATGGTCAACG GGTGTCTGCTGGACTTCTTAAAAACAGACGAAGGAAAGAAGCTGAAGCTGAACAAGCTGATCGACATGTCGGCTCAG GTGGCAGAGGGAATGGCCTACATTGAGAAGAAGAACTACATCCACAGAGACCTGAGAGCAGCAAACATCCTGGTCAGCGACACGCTGAGCTGTAAGGTCGCTGACTTTGGCCTCGCCAGGATCATCGAGTCCGAGTACACGGCTCAGGAAG GAGCGAAGTTCCCCATCAAGTGGACCGCCCCGGAGGCCATCAACTTCGGAACCTTCAGCATCAAATCAGACGTCTGGTCCTTCGGGATCCTGCTGACAGAGATGGTGACGTACGGACGGATCCCGTATCCAG GTATGACCAACCCGGACGTGATCCGCTGTCTGGACCGGTTCTACCGGATGCCGTGTCCCGACGGCTGTCCTCAGGAGCTCTACGACGTCATGATGATGTGCTGGAGGCAGAAACCCGAAGACCGGCCCACCTTCGAgttcctgcagaacctcctcaaCGACTTCTTCATCGCCACTGAGGGCCAGTACGAGATGCAGCCCTGA
- the blk gene encoding tyrosine-protein kinase Blk isoform X2: MGCTCSGQKQINGGTFYKVKSNSEASNHIARSGNTYTDHDVVFVAQHDFKATNDSDLPFRKGDRLKVLQENGEWWLAKSLVSGQEGFIPSNYVARADTLEVEKWFFKDLSRRETERLLMVPGNKPGAFLIRESETCKGSFSLSIRDTGDDEGDVVKHYKIRCLDKGGYYISPSNTFSTLQELVRYYSRTADGLCQRLYAPCKPRAPQQPWAHDEWEIPRETLKMVKKLGAGQFGEVWMGYYKNNQKVAIKTLKEGTMEPEAFLQEANLMKQLQHQRLVRLHAVVTKEPILIVTEFMVNGCLLDFLKTDEGKKLKLNKLIDMSAQVAEGMAYIEKKNYIHRDLRAANILVSDTLSCKVADFGLARIIESEYTAQEGAKFPIKWTAPEAINFGTFSIKSDVWSFGILLTEMVTYGRIPYPGMTNPDVIRCLDRFYRMPCPDGCPQELYDVMMMCWRQKPEDRPTFEFLQNLLNDFFIATEGQYEMQP; this comes from the exons ATGGGCTGCACATGCAGTGGACAGAAACAGATCAACGGTGGAACTTTCTACAAAGTAAAATCCAACTCTGAGGCTTCAAACCACATA gCTCGAAGTGGAAACACCTACACAGATCATG ACGTCGTGTTCGTGGCTCAACACGACTTCAAGGCGACCAACGACTCCGACCTGCCGTTCAGGAAAGGAGACCGACTCAAAGTCCTGCAGGA GAATGGAGAGTGGTGGTTGGCTAAATCCCTGGTCAGCGGACAGGAAGGATTCATTCCGTCCAACTATGTGGCCCGAGCAGATACTCTGGAGGTGGAGAA GTGGTTCTTCAAAGATCTGAGCAGGAGAGAAACCGAGCGGTTGCTGATGGTTCCTGGAAACAAACCCGGAGCTTTTCTCATCCGAGAGAGTGAAACCTGTAAAG GTTCCTTCTCGCTGTCCATCAGAGACACCGGAGATGATGAAGGAGATGTGGTGAAACACTACAAGATCCGCTGTCTGGATAAAGGAGGTTACTACATCTCACCTTCCAACACCTTCAGCACCCTGCAGGAGCTGGTCAGATACTACAGCC GAACCGCAGACGGTCTGTGCCAGCGGCTCTACGCTCCCTGTAAACCCAGAGCTCCTCAGCAGCCGTGGGCTCATGACGAGTGGGAGATTCCCAGAGAGACGCTGAAGATGGTGAAGAAGCTGGGAGCCGGTCAGTTCGGAGAGGTCTGGATGG GTTACTACAAGAACAACCAGAAAGTGGCCATAAAAACCCTGAAGGAGGGAACCATGGAGCCCGAGGCCTTCCTGCAGGAGGCCAACCTGATGAAGCAGCTGCAACACCAGCGCCTCGTACGGCTGCATGCCGTCGTCACCAAGGAACCCATCCTCATCGTCACCGAGTTCATGGTCAACG GGTGTCTGCTGGACTTCTTAAAAACAGACGAAGGAAAGAAGCTGAAGCTGAACAAGCTGATCGACATGTCGGCTCAG GTGGCAGAGGGAATGGCCTACATTGAGAAGAAGAACTACATCCACAGAGACCTGAGAGCAGCAAACATCCTGGTCAGCGACACGCTGAGCTGTAAGGTCGCTGACTTTGGCCTCGCCAGGATCATCGAGTCCGAGTACACGGCTCAGGAAG GAGCGAAGTTCCCCATCAAGTGGACCGCCCCGGAGGCCATCAACTTCGGAACCTTCAGCATCAAATCAGACGTCTGGTCCTTCGGGATCCTGCTGACAGAGATGGTGACGTACGGACGGATCCCGTATCCAG GTATGACCAACCCGGACGTGATCCGCTGTCTGGACCGGTTCTACCGGATGCCGTGTCCCGACGGCTGTCCTCAGGAGCTCTACGACGTCATGATGATGTGCTGGAGGCAGAAACCCGAAGACCGGCCCACCTTCGAgttcctgcagaacctcctcaaCGACTTCTTCATCGCCACTGAGGGCCAGTACGAGATGCAGCCCTGA